Proteins from one Leptonema illini DSM 21528 genomic window:
- a CDS encoding DUF4160 domain-containing protein, protein MPKLYEYFGITVLFYSNEHEPVHVHGKCQGRESKAEIFVLGGDVVRIDFMNVRGRQPLKAMEQALFVEVVRARSADIVQKWIDFFVLNKTIRPERIERRLK, encoded by the coding sequence ATGCCGAAGCTGTACGAATACTTCGGGATTACGGTGCTCTTTTATTCCAATGAGCATGAACCTGTTCATGTGCACGGCAAATGTCAGGGCAGAGAAAGTAAGGCTGAGATTTTTGTGCTTGGCGGCGATGTAGTTCGCATCGATTTTATGAATGTTCGCGGTCGTCAGCCCTTGAAAGCCATGGAGCAAGCGTTGTTCGTAGAGGTTGTTCGGGCTCGAAGCGCTGATATTGTGCAAAAGTGGATTGATTTTTTTGTTCTGAATAAGACAATTCGGCCGGAGCGCATTGAAAGGAGGCTGAAATGA
- a CDS encoding DUF2442 domain-containing protein, whose translation MNEVINIVRAEYVKDYVLSLVFDDGTEQLVDFEPFLRSAQNPAIQSYMEPALFQAFRIEHGELLWGDYDLCFPMVDLYENNLLHLPASAQK comes from the coding sequence ATGAATGAAGTCATCAATATAGTCCGAGCCGAGTATGTGAAGGACTATGTTCTCAGCCTGGTCTTTGATGACGGAACAGAACAGCTCGTAGACTTTGAGCCTTTTCTGCGTTCAGCTCAAAATCCAGCAATTCAATCCTATATGGAGCCCGCTCTCTTTCAAGCGTTTCGAATCGAGCATGGAGAGTTGCTCTGGGGGGATTACGACCTCTGTTTCCCCATGGTCGATCTGTACGAAAACAATTTACTGCATCTACCGGCATCCGCGCAGAAATAG
- a CDS encoding TetR/AcrR family transcriptional regulator, translating to MTLKRKSATEKRPERTRGPYHHGNLKAELLRVGMRLLEKEGEEALSMRRLATEIGVSPAAAYRHFESKNHLLAGLVERGFQLLIRSTLRGAEADVIAAMRRYGTGYLRFAIRHPRLYRLLFQEPLYALSDSDGPIVRSAEPAFTLLVEMCQAGIEQKAFRPQSPVSMAHAAWALVHGFAHLKTESCLPPGLDTQSDFLLAHEALLKGWS from the coding sequence GTGACCTTAAAAAGGAAGAGTGCGACTGAAAAGCGTCCCGAACGGACGCGCGGACCGTATCATCACGGTAATCTCAAGGCCGAGCTCCTGCGTGTCGGCATGCGGTTGCTTGAGAAAGAAGGCGAAGAGGCGCTTTCTATGCGACGGCTCGCCACAGAGATCGGCGTCAGTCCGGCGGCGGCCTACAGACATTTTGAAAGCAAGAACCATTTGCTGGCCGGCCTTGTCGAACGCGGCTTTCAGCTGCTGATCCGCTCAACTCTGCGCGGAGCGGAGGCCGACGTCATCGCTGCAATGCGACGTTACGGCACCGGCTACCTGCGTTTTGCAATCCGGCATCCGCGCCTTTACAGGCTGCTTTTTCAGGAGCCGCTCTATGCGCTCAGCGATTCCGATGGCCCGATCGTACGGAGCGCCGAGCCGGCCTTTACGCTTCTTGTTGAGATGTGTCAGGCCGGCATCGAGCAGAAGGCCTTTCGGCCACAGTCGCCGGTTTCTATGGCGCATGCCGCCTGGGCCCTTGTGCATGGATTTGCACATCTGAAGACTGAGAGCTGCCTGCCGCCAGGGCTTGATACACAATCCGACTTTCTGCTCGCCCATGAGGCGCTCTTGAAGGGGTGGAGTTAG
- a CDS encoding NAD(P)H-dependent oxidoreductase, translating into MASAKKILLILGHPDPNSFNGAIFQSIAEGFKSAQSTNTLQAVRLADLHFQLNLAHGYNSRTELEPDLLEMQTKIKEADHIVFVYPTWWGQMPALLKGFFDRVFLPGFAFKYRENSPLWDKFLTGKTGDLIVTMDAPSWYDRLLYGAASRRAVKNAILEFCGIKPVRITTLDRLRYRKDKERAVFLEKMKKLGASLASR; encoded by the coding sequence ATGGCATCGGCAAAAAAGATACTCTTGATCCTGGGTCATCCGGATCCAAACAGCTTTAACGGTGCGATCTTTCAGAGCATCGCAGAGGGATTTAAATCGGCGCAGAGCACGAATACGCTTCAGGCCGTGAGGCTTGCTGATCTGCACTTTCAGCTGAATCTTGCGCATGGCTACAACAGCCGCACCGAGCTGGAACCCGATCTATTGGAGATGCAGACGAAGATCAAAGAGGCCGACCATATCGTTTTTGTGTATCCGACCTGGTGGGGTCAGATGCCCGCTCTTCTTAAAGGCTTCTTTGATCGGGTTTTTCTTCCCGGCTTCGCTTTTAAGTATAGAGAGAACTCTCCGCTCTGGGATAAATTTCTCACGGGAAAGACGGGCGATCTCATCGTCACGATGGACGCTCCCTCATGGTACGATCGCCTGCTTTATGGTGCGGCCAGTCGTCGGGCCGTGAAAAACGCCATCCTCGAATTCTGCGGCATCAAGCCCGTACGTATAACGACGCTCGACCGCCTGCGATATCGCAAGGACAAGGAGCGCGCCGTCTTTCTGGAAAAGATGAAGAAGCTGGGAGCGAGCCTGGCGTCCAGGTAG
- a CDS encoding putative bifunctional diguanylate cyclase/phosphodiesterase — protein MKPVIQYRSSLPEELKRDDVVAVRDAQAAPDALSVDLDAGDELPSTDLPLLLFFSERTRSLLSQLHKNGPVELFNRSDSNGKHALKQAIDRLSYEKRIKEMEKTIATIRTEHEALLNSIDDLVIVLSREGAILWFHRPSNFPDILDSAVVGRDIRSLPLPAEFIKAVDTALVEICAAGHYRSFQAVFETGQKKRTFELKASSREDGTGACAGITISGREITELVETRLSLSRMTEELEESFLRAFELAFTDQITGLPNREALLQTLEMTMENRNDERLALMLLHVRNLSNIRNSTRFDTGNQILKTMVERLKNETDRETFLARYGEDEFGLFMPGDMAEAETARLIRAIEAPVKTDAMDFTLSCTAGMAVFPDDATEMEALVQSAEIALREAREHGVDKVRLFSPEDRQRLNYRMHVETELLRPNITDEMSLVYQPIVDASTRKIRYLEVLLRWTSPVLGDVPPDLFIPLAEKNGVIISLTNWMITESTKVLPLLPADIRFSVNLSPVHLLVPTLVDDIAGLIEEHHMDPDRYKIEITEGVFIRDPVEATQRIHGLKSRGFTIALDDFGVGFSGLSYLGLLPVDSIKIDRSFLQGYPDDRRSTALIESILTLTRSFGIDSIAEGVEREEQIEHLNRLGCSMLQGFLLSRPLKEQAMLALFS, from the coding sequence ATGAAGCCTGTGATTCAATACCGAAGCAGCCTGCCAGAGGAACTAAAGAGGGACGACGTCGTCGCCGTACGGGATGCTCAGGCTGCCCCCGACGCCCTCTCGGTCGATCTCGACGCCGGCGATGAGCTACCGTCGACCGATCTACCTCTCTTGCTGTTCTTCAGCGAACGCACGCGAAGCCTGTTATCACAATTGCATAAAAACGGTCCGGTTGAGCTTTTTAACAGGTCCGACTCAAACGGAAAGCATGCCCTGAAACAGGCCATTGATCGGCTCAGCTACGAAAAGCGGATCAAAGAGATGGAAAAAACCATCGCTACCATCAGAACCGAGCATGAAGCGCTGCTGAATTCCATCGACGATCTGGTCATTGTTCTTTCCAGAGAAGGGGCCATTCTGTGGTTTCACCGCCCCTCCAATTTTCCCGATATCCTGGACTCTGCCGTTGTCGGCCGCGACATTCGCTCCCTTCCGCTACCGGCCGAATTCATTAAGGCGGTGGACACTGCTCTGGTTGAAATTTGCGCTGCAGGCCATTACCGCAGCTTTCAGGCGGTTTTTGAAACAGGTCAGAAGAAGCGAACCTTTGAACTGAAGGCCTCCTCACGGGAAGACGGAACAGGCGCCTGCGCCGGTATAACGATTTCAGGCCGCGAGATCACGGAGCTTGTCGAGACCCGCCTTTCGCTTTCGCGCATGACCGAAGAGCTTGAAGAGTCCTTTCTGCGGGCGTTTGAACTTGCGTTCACCGATCAGATCACAGGCCTGCCGAACCGCGAGGCCCTTTTGCAAACGCTTGAGATGACGATGGAGAATCGCAACGACGAGCGCCTCGCTCTCATGCTCTTGCATGTGAGGAATCTGAGCAACATCCGCAATTCGACGCGTTTCGATACAGGCAATCAGATCTTAAAAACGATGGTGGAGCGACTGAAAAATGAAACGGATCGCGAAACCTTCCTTGCCCGCTACGGAGAGGATGAATTCGGACTCTTTATGCCCGGCGACATGGCCGAAGCCGAGACTGCGCGTCTGATTCGGGCCATAGAAGCGCCTGTAAAAACGGACGCCATGGATTTCACGCTCAGCTGTACGGCCGGTATGGCCGTCTTTCCCGACGATGCCACAGAGATGGAAGCGCTGGTGCAGAGCGCCGAAATCGCTCTGCGTGAGGCGCGCGAGCACGGCGTCGATAAGGTCAGGCTTTTCTCTCCCGAAGACCGACAGCGGTTAAACTACAGGATGCATGTTGAAACGGAGCTTCTGCGGCCCAACATCACCGACGAGATGAGCCTGGTCTATCAGCCCATCGTAGATGCGTCTACGCGAAAGATTCGCTATCTTGAGGTGCTGCTTCGCTGGACGTCTCCCGTTCTTGGAGACGTACCTCCCGATCTTTTTATTCCGCTCGCCGAGAAAAACGGCGTCATCATCTCGCTGACGAACTGGATGATCACGGAAAGTACGAAAGTGCTTCCTCTACTGCCTGCCGACATCCGCTTTTCAGTAAACCTTTCGCCGGTGCATCTGCTTGTTCCGACTCTTGTCGACGACATTGCCGGCCTCATCGAAGAGCATCACATGGATCCCGACCGCTACAAGATCGAGATAACGGAAGGAGTATTCATCAGAGATCCGGTCGAGGCCACACAGCGCATCCATGGATTGAAATCCAGGGGCTTCACTATAGCCCTCGACGACTTCGGCGTCGGTTTCTCAGGACTCAGCTACCTCGGCCTTCTGCCCGTCGACTCGATCAAGATCGACAGAAGCTTTTTACAGGGATATCCCGACGACAGACGTTCGACGGCGCTGATCGAATCCATCCTCACGTTAACAAGATCGTTTGGAATCGACAGCATCGCCGAAGGCGTCGAGCGCGAAGAGCAGATCGAGCATCTGAACCGCCTGGGTTGCAGCATGCTTCAGGGGTTTCTGCTCTCGCGTCCGCTGAAAGAGCAGGCCATGCTGGCGCTCTTCTCCTGA
- a CDS encoding PAS domain S-box protein — translation MEFQIRTALGVLDQDLRLSDADTRLCEILGIESNSVQGCPFEQFLPDESKTDFRRAVTHALRDGSHETSITLQNGDGSYVFVADMQLRRLAAYTILIQVVDSTRARRIEGSIRSLARETAPLTGQAFFDSVTELLAEATGMRIAFVGRRIANDRIRTISVWDDARGGRVDDFEYELKGSPCETVVANDPCFFCDSVCRRFPEDALLQQMQMESYQGIPVHSVAGELLGIIVLLHDRPMEPIPELDPTLTLLAARAGAEMERMESERALLEQLAADQNYMSTILETTGALIIVVDRDGNIITFNRGCEETSGYSREEVTGQPFWKYLIPEDERPAVIEALKSLSAGHFPATFENHWLRRDGTKRWISWSNTCTLKPDGSVDLVIGTGIDITEKKEMQHDLLQANEELAEQLGAVDQERNLRKQIMETSGAIVLVVDEEGRLIEFNSAAEQATGYERTEVIGQSATLLVPEKLRTVTLAGLKERLAAGTDSSSEYILLRKDGQKRWVTWQNSVYREPLLGRRLLISIGIDITERKKFEEEQQQLFKQIERTFQEIVRERNFRQQILDTAAAIICVADTDGNVIEFNRVAEEISGYTKDELLGKPYFILLPPDQRDSARNRLKQMEDGDVEHNIVYPWLTRSGDERHILWSNSAFFDRQGGMEFVIGTGIDITERVEVERVREELFERLQHSLQELQREREFRQSIVETSSALIIVLSETGQIIEFNRGCEEVSGYRRDEVIGRHFSFLIPVDEGHHVMNRFAEMPLKEIEPNVENGWLTKSGDIRWILWNNSSVTDPQTGQQIIIGTGIDITERKKAQKELAEAYEDLKLLNDHLEDRVRERTMQLQAANQELEAFSYSVSHDLRAPLRHITGFIDLIHMKAFELDPQLRKYLDIIADSAKRMGMLIDDLLQFSRMGRTEMSQSVIDLNGIVTRVINDLSYETQGRNIDWRITELPRMRCDPSMILLVFQNLIGNALKFTRNRDPAVIEIFSEQAEKGTTIHVRDNGVGFDMQYADKLFGVFQRLHRAEEFEGTGIGLANVRRIVHRHGGTVHVVAALNEGADFSFHLPELRS, via the coding sequence ATGGAATTTCAGATCAGAACTGCTCTCGGTGTACTCGATCAAGATCTACGCCTTTCCGACGCCGATACCCGTCTGTGCGAGATTCTCGGCATAGAGAGCAACTCCGTTCAGGGCTGCCCTTTCGAGCAGTTCTTGCCCGACGAATCAAAGACCGACTTCCGGCGAGCCGTCACTCATGCGCTTCGCGACGGAAGCCATGAGACCAGCATCACTTTACAGAATGGCGACGGTTCCTACGTTTTTGTCGCAGACATGCAGTTGCGACGCCTCGCCGCCTATACAATTTTAATTCAGGTCGTCGATTCGACGCGGGCCCGGCGCATTGAGGGCTCCATCCGTTCTCTTGCCCGCGAAACGGCCCCGCTAACAGGTCAGGCCTTCTTTGATTCAGTCACAGAGCTGCTGGCAGAAGCAACAGGCATGCGCATCGCCTTTGTCGGTCGTCGCATCGCAAACGATCGCATCCGCACGATCTCGGTCTGGGATGACGCACGCGGAGGACGGGTCGACGATTTCGAGTACGAGCTGAAAGGCAGCCCGTGCGAGACGGTGGTAGCGAACGATCCCTGCTTTTTTTGTGATTCTGTCTGCCGGCGATTTCCAGAGGATGCTCTGCTACAGCAGATGCAGATGGAATCGTATCAGGGTATTCCCGTGCACAGCGTTGCCGGCGAACTGCTCGGTATTATCGTCCTTCTGCATGATCGACCAATGGAGCCGATTCCGGAGCTTGATCCGACCTTGACCTTGCTCGCCGCCCGCGCCGGTGCTGAGATGGAACGAATGGAATCGGAGCGGGCCCTGCTCGAGCAGCTGGCAGCCGACCAGAACTATATGTCGACCATCCTTGAGACCACGGGGGCTCTCATCATCGTCGTCGATCGTGACGGGAATATCATCACTTTCAATCGCGGATGCGAAGAGACCTCGGGCTATTCACGAGAAGAGGTCACCGGACAGCCCTTCTGGAAATACCTGATCCCCGAAGACGAAAGGCCGGCCGTCATAGAGGCATTGAAGTCGCTTTCCGCCGGCCACTTTCCCGCAACGTTCGAGAACCACTGGCTACGGCGCGATGGCACGAAGCGATGGATCTCGTGGTCGAATACCTGCACGTTGAAGCCCGATGGATCGGTCGATCTTGTTATCGGAACCGGCATCGACATCACCGAGAAGAAAGAGATGCAGCATGATCTTCTCCAGGCAAACGAAGAGCTGGCCGAACAGCTGGGCGCCGTCGATCAGGAACGCAATCTTCGCAAACAGATCATGGAGACAAGCGGTGCCATCGTGCTTGTCGTCGACGAAGAAGGCCGCCTTATCGAGTTTAACAGCGCTGCCGAGCAGGCAACAGGGTACGAACGAACAGAGGTCATCGGCCAATCCGCAACGCTTCTTGTTCCAGAAAAACTGCGCACGGTTACTCTGGCAGGCTTGAAAGAACGCCTTGCAGCAGGCACGGATTCATCAAGTGAATACATTCTGCTGCGCAAAGACGGTCAGAAGCGATGGGTAACCTGGCAGAACTCCGTCTATAGAGAGCCGCTGCTCGGCCGCAGATTGCTCATCTCAATTGGTATCGACATTACGGAACGTAAGAAGTTTGAGGAAGAACAGCAGCAGCTCTTTAAACAGATCGAGCGCACCTTTCAGGAGATCGTCCGCGAACGAAACTTTCGCCAGCAGATCCTTGATACGGCGGCAGCCATCATCTGTGTCGCCGATACGGACGGCAACGTCATCGAATTCAATCGCGTCGCCGAAGAGATCAGCGGTTATACAAAAGACGAGTTACTGGGTAAGCCTTACTTCATCCTGTTACCGCCTGATCAGCGCGACTCGGCTCGAAACCGCCTGAAACAGATGGAGGACGGCGATGTAGAGCACAATATTGTGTACCCCTGGTTGACCCGATCGGGCGACGAACGACATATTCTCTGGAGCAACTCCGCCTTCTTCGATCGGCAGGGCGGCATGGAATTCGTCATCGGCACCGGCATCGACATCACAGAACGAGTCGAGGTCGAACGTGTTCGCGAAGAGCTTTTTGAGCGATTACAGCATAGTCTACAGGAGTTGCAGCGCGAACGTGAATTCCGACAGAGCATCGTCGAGACCTCAAGCGCCCTCATCATCGTTCTCAGCGAAACGGGACAAATCATCGAATTCAATCGCGGCTGTGAAGAGGTGAGCGGCTATCGGCGCGATGAGGTCATCGGCCGACATTTCAGCTTTCTAATTCCTGTCGATGAAGGGCATCACGTGATGAACCGCTTCGCAGAAATGCCTCTTAAAGAGATCGAGCCGAACGTCGAGAACGGATGGCTTACGAAGTCGGGCGATATACGCTGGATTCTCTGGAATAACAGCTCGGTTACAGATCCACAGACCGGCCAGCAGATCATCATCGGAACGGGAATCGACATCACCGAACGAAAGAAAGCACAGAAAGAGCTTGCCGAAGCCTATGAAGATCTGAAGCTTCTGAACGATCACCTTGAAGATCGCGTGCGAGAACGCACGATGCAGCTCCAGGCGGCCAATCAGGAGCTGGAGGCCTTCTCCTATTCGGTATCCCACGACCTCCGCGCCCCCCTGCGTCATATTACCGGCTTCATTGATCTCATTCACATGAAGGCCTTCGAACTTGATCCTCAGCTGAGGAAATATCTCGATATCATCGCCGATTCTGCTAAGCGTATGGGCATGCTTATCGACGATCTTCTTCAGTTCTCGCGAATGGGCCGCACTGAGATGTCGCAGAGCGTGATAGATCTGAACGGTATCGTCACGAGAGTAATCAACGATCTTTCGTACGAAACGCAGGGCCGGAATATCGACTGGCGCATCACCGAGCTGCCGCGGATGCGCTGTGATCCGTCGATGATCCTGCTTGTTTTCCAGAATCTGATAGGAAATGCGCTGAAATTCACCAGAAACAGGGATCCCGCTGTCATCGAAATTTTTTCGGAACAGGCGGAAAAAGGCACGACAATCCATGTCAGGGATAACGGAGTCGGATTTGACATGCAATATGCCGATAAATTATTCGGCGTCTTCCAGCGGCTGCATAGAGCCGAGGAATTCGAAGGGACGGGAATAGGACTCGCCAACGTGCGACGCATCGTGCACAGACACGGCGGAACCGTCCATGTCGTCGCTGCCTTGAACGAAGGAGCCGACTTTTCATTTCATCTTCCGGAGTTACGATCATGA
- a CDS encoding GatB/YqeY domain-containing protein — protein MLFEKLQKDTLDSRKNKDADRAALLITVLSQVKTMAIDDGHRDPNDQDVLKVVRSFLKGVNENLELAAKGTISAEEKAKSEYEKGVLEEYLPQQLGADDLKKILKEAGVKNIGEAMKLLKEKYDGQYDGKMASAVAKEVIG, from the coding sequence ATGCTTTTCGAGAAATTACAGAAAGATACACTTGATTCCCGCAAGAATAAAGATGCCGATCGTGCTGCCCTGCTCATTACCGTCCTTTCACAGGTGAAGACGATGGCCATCGACGACGGGCATCGCGACCCGAACGATCAGGACGTTTTGAAAGTCGTGCGTTCCTTTCTTAAAGGCGTGAACGAAAACCTGGAGCTGGCGGCAAAAGGTACGATCTCGGCCGAAGAGAAGGCGAAGAGCGAGTATGAAAAAGGGGTGCTCGAAGAATACCTTCCGCAGCAGCTCGGAGCCGACGATCTGAAAAAGATCCTGAAAGAGGCCGGTGTGAAGAACATCGGCGAAGCGATGAAACTTCTGAAAGAGAAGTATGACGGTCAATATGACGGAAAGATGGCCTCTGCCGTCGCAAAAGAGGTAATCGGCTAA
- a CDS encoding response regulator, giving the protein MTELKHILLVEDDERDLELALAALEGARLANPISVARDGVEALDYLFRREKYADRCSGLPAVVLLDLKLPKRNGIEVLTEIRQDKTLHSLPVVMLTSSREEPDIVRCYEIGANAYVVKPVDFQEFMRAVGTVGAFWGIINEPPVETKAQ; this is encoded by the coding sequence ATGACCGAACTAAAACATATTCTGCTCGTTGAAGACGATGAGCGCGACCTTGAACTGGCTCTGGCCGCCCTTGAAGGGGCCCGCCTTGCAAATCCCATCTCCGTGGCGCGAGACGGCGTGGAGGCCCTTGATTATCTCTTTCGCCGCGAGAAATACGCCGACCGCTGTAGTGGACTGCCCGCCGTCGTTCTGCTCGATCTCAAGCTTCCGAAACGCAACGGCATCGAGGTACTGACCGAGATCCGGCAGGATAAGACACTGCACAGTCTTCCCGTCGTCATGCTCACCTCGTCGCGCGAAGAGCCCGATATCGTTCGCTGCTATGAGATCGGCGCCAACGCCTACGTCGTTAAGCCCGTGGACTTTCAGGAATTCATGCGCGCCGTCGGAACGGTAGGCGCCTTCTGGGGCATCATCAATGAGCCTCCTGTAGAAACAAAGGCGCAGTAA
- a CDS encoding putative bifunctional diguanylate cyclase/phosphodiesterase, whose translation MNGTLKILHLEDNDLDAELVASVVAGEGLQCSIHRVQDKAGFLSALENAPDIILADFSLPGFSGADALQIAREISPQTPFILVSGALGEELAIEMIKKGMTDYVMKHRLSRLAPAIQRALREAEEIQTRQRAEKEREEANRELERAFMHTYELAFVDQLTGIPNREALLQNIELLITQGENPFHVLLLNLDGFRRINYRTRYEIGDSVLIAIADRVRKALPDEIRFGRLAGDSFLTIVRQGSHDPEAIADTIINALQQPVVVQEHEFLQSGTVSIVRYPDDGRNGGGLLKTAELNLREARRTGGRVRRFTSEDRLNLERRLAIENALLQRDVVNEMYLVFQPKGRIRDGAVPSLEALIRWKSPKFGELSPAHFIPLAEEIGAITSMSEWIIETGLQTLERMDAMGYPPVHLAINLSPIHLKRPDFLSDLFELFSRHSIAPGRIEFEITEGLLLEDSEWTAGMLTELRNAGFRLALDDFGTGFSNLGYLSRFPVDTIKIDRSFISEIHINERNRSIVRAMISLAEAMGSETVAEGVELEEEFQALADLGCHLIQGYFFSRPLKTEDLFNFLQNRSPVP comes from the coding sequence ATGAACGGCACCCTGAAAATACTGCATCTCGAAGATAACGATCTCGACGCCGAGCTTGTCGCCAGCGTCGTCGCCGGCGAAGGTCTGCAGTGTTCGATTCACCGTGTCCAGGATAAGGCAGGGTTCCTCTCCGCCCTGGAGAACGCCCCCGACATCATACTCGCCGACTTCAGCCTGCCCGGCTTTTCGGGCGCCGACGCGTTACAGATCGCTCGAGAGATATCGCCCCAAACGCCCTTCATTCTCGTTTCGGGAGCGCTCGGCGAAGAGCTGGCCATTGAGATGATTAAGAAAGGCATGACCGACTATGTAATGAAGCATCGCCTCAGCCGGCTTGCTCCGGCGATTCAGAGGGCATTGCGAGAGGCCGAAGAGATACAGACGCGACAGCGCGCCGAAAAAGAACGCGAAGAGGCGAACCGGGAGCTGGAGCGCGCCTTCATGCATACGTATGAGCTTGCCTTTGTAGATCAGTTAACCGGCATCCCCAATCGAGAGGCTCTGTTGCAGAATATCGAGCTGCTGATCACGCAGGGCGAGAACCCATTTCACGTATTGCTTCTGAACCTTGACGGCTTTCGCCGCATCAACTATCGTACGCGCTATGAGATCGGCGACAGCGTTCTCATAGCCATCGCAGATCGGGTAAGGAAGGCCCTGCCTGATGAGATCCGCTTTGGTCGTCTTGCCGGCGATTCCTTTCTCACAATCGTCAGACAGGGATCGCATGACCCTGAAGCGATCGCCGACACCATCATCAACGCCTTACAGCAACCCGTCGTCGTTCAGGAGCATGAATTCTTACAGAGCGGTACTGTGAGCATCGTGCGTTATCCGGATGACGGTCGCAACGGCGGCGGGCTGCTTAAAACGGCCGAACTCAATCTGCGCGAAGCAAGACGTACGGGCGGACGTGTTCGACGCTTCACCTCCGAAGACCGCCTGAACCTCGAACGCAGGCTCGCTATTGAAAACGCCCTTCTACAGAGAGACGTCGTCAACGAGATGTATCTCGTCTTTCAACCCAAAGGTCGCATCAGAGACGGAGCCGTACCCTCTCTCGAAGCCCTGATTCGCTGGAAGTCTCCTAAATTTGGTGAGCTCTCACCTGCACATTTTATTCCTCTGGCCGAAGAGATCGGCGCCATCACCTCGATGAGCGAGTGGATCATCGAAACGGGCCTGCAAACGCTTGAACGCATGGACGCTATGGGTTATCCTCCCGTGCATCTTGCCATCAACTTGTCGCCTATTCATCTGAAACGTCCGGACTTCCTGAGCGACCTTTTCGAGCTTTTTTCGCGGCATTCGATCGCTCCGGGTCGTATCGAATTCGAAATCACCGAGGGACTGTTGCTTGAAGATTCGGAGTGGACGGCCGGTATGCTGACCGAGCTGCGCAATGCCGGGTTTCGCCTTGCTCTCGACGATTTCGGCACAGGATTCTCAAATCTCGGTTATCTGAGCAGATTCCCCGTCGATACGATCAAGATCGATAGAAGCTTCATCAGCGAAATTCACATCAATGAACGAAACCGTAGCATCGTGCGGGCGATGATCTCGCTGGCCGAAGCCATGGGAAGCGAAACGGTCGCCGAAGGAGTCGAGCTCGAAGAGGAATTCCAGGCCCTTGCCGATCTGGGCTGTCATCTCATTCAGGGCTATTTTTTCAGCCGACCTCTTAAAACGGAAGATCTGTTCAATTTTTTACAGAATCGCTCACCGGTCCCTTAG
- a CDS encoding CofH family radical SAM protein translates to MLQGLTADTATDRILESVLSGNRLSVDDAFELYQNGDFLKIQLAAREIRNRKVNPAIASYTAFRVVNYTNFCNVECTFCSFMDEIGSGKGYVLTEDEIVKKMEEALEVGADQMFLQGGVDPRIPFDYYLGVMRAVKEKLGKHIHIRAFSPVELMNMEAITGLPLEEVLRTLKQAGLDSVPGAGAEILTDRMRNILSPKKATSEQWIHVMETCHREGLPGSANIVWGSEETRHEVIEHLDLIRNLQDRTGGFHSFIPWTFQKQTKKFYVRNVPAQEYLKVLGICRLFFDNITHIETSLMVLGQGVGQIALHSGADDISSIVIEENVLRSYGIKSEEKARIFLSESGFLPMRRDFNYTYREPELTLG, encoded by the coding sequence ATGTTACAGGGATTGACTGCTGATACGGCAACTGACCGCATTCTGGAGTCCGTGCTGAGCGGAAACCGCCTCTCCGTCGACGACGCCTTCGAGCTCTACCAGAACGGAGACTTCCTGAAAATACAACTCGCCGCCCGTGAGATCCGGAACCGCAAGGTCAATCCGGCCATCGCCAGCTACACGGCCTTTCGCGTCGTCAATTACACGAATTTCTGTAACGTAGAATGCACCTTCTGCTCGTTTATGGACGAGATCGGCTCTGGCAAGGGCTACGTGCTCACCGAAGACGAGATCGTCAAAAAAATGGAAGAGGCGCTTGAAGTCGGCGCCGACCAGATGTTCTTGCAGGGCGGAGTCGATCCGCGCATCCCCTTTGACTATTACCTGGGCGTCATGCGAGCCGTTAAAGAGAAGCTCGGCAAGCACATCCACATCCGCGCCTTCTCGCCCGTCGAACTCATGAATATGGAGGCGATTACCGGTCTGCCTCTTGAAGAGGTTCTGCGCACGCTAAAACAGGCCGGCCTTGATTCCGTGCCCGGCGCCGGCGCCGAGATCCTGACCGATCGCATGCGCAACATCCTCTCGCCGAAGAAGGCGACCAGCGAACAGTGGATTCACGTCATGGAAACCTGCCATCGTGAAGGCCTGCCGGGATCGGCCAATATCGTCTGGGGCAGCGAAGAAACGCGGCATGAGGTTATCGAACACCTTGATCTGATCCGCAATCTGCAAGATCGCACGGGAGGTTTCCATTCGTTTATTCCGTGGACCTTCCAGAAACAGACGAAGAAGTTCTATGTGCGCAACGTTCCCGCACAGGAATACCTGAAGGTACTCGGCATCTGTCGTCTGTTCTTCGACAACATCACGCATATTGAAACGTCGCTGATGGTGCTCGGCCAGGGCGTCGGTCAGATCGCCCTGCATTCAGGCGCCGACGACATCTCCTCGATCGTCATCGAAGAGAACGTCCTGCGCAGCTACGGCATCAAAAGCGAAGAGAAGGCCCGCATCTTTCTATCAGAGTCGGGCTTTCTTCCCATGCGACGTGATTTCAACTACACGTATCGGGAGCCTGAATTGACTCTGGGTTGA